The genome window AGAATATCTTCCAGGGAATTGGATTTCATGTAACGGCAGGTGGTACAGCTACCAACAAATTTTTTCCCAGGAAATTCCGACTCCAAAATCCCCGTCAGACCACACTCGGTCAACAGGAAAAAAGTATCGCCACCAGACTGCCGGACATGGTTCAGCATGCCAGTGGTGCTACCGACGTAATCGGCCTTATCCACAACGCTGGGCCGGCATTCGGGGTGTACCAGGATTTCAGTGCCGGGGAAATTTCTACGCACCTGATCGATGCTCTTAGGCTCATACTCTTCATGCACGTAACAGGTTCCGTCATAAACTTCGATTTCTTTATTAATGCCTTTACCCTGTAGATACTTGATCACATTTTGCCCCATCAAGCGGTCGGGCAGGAAAAAGATTTTATTGTTTTCGATGCGCTCCATGATTGCGTACACATTGGAGGAAGTCACGCAGACATCGCATTCGGCCTTGACGGCGGCTGTTGTGTTGATATAGCAGACAAACGTGTGATCGGGATACTCGATCCTCAAACGCCGGACATCGCTATCTGTGACGCCATCCGCCAGAGAGCAGCCGCCGTCGGGGTTGGGATCGAGCACTGTCTTTGTCGGATTAAGAATTTTAGCTGTCTCCGCCATAAACCGCACCGCCGAAAACACGATCACATCGGCGGCAGATTCCATCGCCACTTTGGACAATCCAAAAGAATCGCCCGTATGGTCCGCCACCCCGAAAAGGATTTGCGGGGCGACATAATTGTGCGCCAGGATGATGGCGTTTTTTTGTTCCTTGAGTTCTTCGATCCGGCGGATAACCGGAAGCAGAAGTTCACAGTTTTCCTCGGTGAACCGGCAAATGGGGTTGCCGACCTGAATGTCCTTTAACTTTTCATACAATCCGTGTGCTGTGATCATGGGTCATCCTGGAGGCCAGTGCATGGCTCTGCCACCTAAAAGGTGGTAGTGAATATGAAATACCGATTGCCCGGCCCCCGCCCCGCAATTGGCCACGATGCGGAACCCGGATTGATCGAGTTTTCTTTCCCGCGCCAGATGGTTGGCCACCCCGAAGATGGAGCCGATCAGCGCATGGTCGCCCGCTTCAATTTCCAATAACGTGGAAAAATGTTTTTTGGGGATGATGAGGAGATGGACCGGAGCCTGGGGATTGATATCTTCAATCGCAAACACGTCATCCCCGTCGTAGACTTTTTTCGCGGGGATAGCTCCTTGATCGATTTTACAAAATAGACAGTTTTCCATAGCGTATTATTATCAAGTGGAAAAGATGAACTTGTTTAAATAGATGCAATGCTATTATCTCAATATATCAAGGTTTCCTGCGGTTTCCAAAAGTTAATCACTCAGGATTAAATTCGAGGCGGGGCGGTCTTTTCCGAATCATCGATGTCGCATTTCATGATCTATCAAAGAGAATTTCACTCCTCCGCCGGAGGCAGTAAATCCATACTTTTCAGGTAGGCGCGAATTTCTGACTTGTAAGAAATAAACGGGTCCAGCATGAGAAAAGGTTCTTCATTTTTGCTCAGGCGAAAACCAATCCAGTCGATGAGATAACTGGCGTGGGTTCCCATCAGCGTCCGTATCAATTCGCCGCGTCCATCCGCTCGCGTTCCTTTTGGGGGCGTGGTTTTTGAATGCTCGATCGCCGCATCGCTGGTTTTTCTAAACGCATCGCCGCTTTCTTCCAACCCCCAGTAGAGTCCGGATTGGCGGTTCAAATTATGATACTCGAGATCCTGGCTTTTTAGCCAGGGGTCTTGCCATGCCAGGTTTTCCTCTTTTTTAAATTCCGAAAGCATCCAGTATTTGCTGGCCCAGTCCACGCGCCCTAAAAGAGCTTCCGGTCCCTTCGGGATATCGTTCAGCACCGATTCCCAATGCGTCAG of Nitrospinota bacterium contains these proteins:
- the nadA gene encoding quinolinate synthase NadA, which gives rise to MITAHGLYEKLKDIQVGNPICRFTEENCELLLPVIRRIEELKEQKNAIILAHNYVAPQILFGVADHTGDSFGLSKVAMESAADVIVFSAVRFMAETAKILNPTKTVLDPNPDGGCSLADGVTDSDVRRLRIEYPDHTFVCYINTTAAVKAECDVCVTSSNVYAIMERIENNKIFFLPDRLMGQNVIKYLQGKGINKEIEVYDGTCYVHEEYEPKSIDQVRRNFPGTEILVHPECRPSVVDKADYVGSTTGMLNHVRQSGGDTFFLLTECGLTGILESEFPGKKFVGSCTTCRYMKSNSLEDILDVLENPRPENTIELSPEIQQKALRCLERMFEYADQRDAGP
- a CDS encoding histidine triad nucleotide-binding protein, with the translated sequence MENCLFCKIDQGAIPAKKVYDGDDVFAIEDINPQAPVHLLIIPKKHFSTLLEIEAGDHALIGSIFGVANHLARERKLDQSGFRIVANCGAGAGQSVFHIHYHLLGGRAMHWPPG